From a region of the Anoplopoma fimbria isolate UVic2021 breed Golden Eagle Sablefish chromosome 16, Afim_UVic_2022, whole genome shotgun sequence genome:
- the cxcr4b gene encoding C-X-C chemokine receptor type 4b — protein MDNMELDISFDFFDNSTDNISEESGEFGMDFPEPCGRALSNDFNKIFLPTVYGIIFILGIIGNGLVVIVMGYQKKVKTMTDKYRLHLSVADLLFVLTLPFWAVDAAKNWYFGGFLCVSVHMIYTVNLYSSVLILAFISLDRYLAVVRATNSQATRKLLASKVIYVGVWLPAAVLTVPDLVFARVQNTGSSNYPFLDESIETADSRIICQRIYPQMHNAIWTVVFRFQHILVGFVLPGLVILICYCIIIARLSQGSKGQALKRKALKTTIILILCFFSCWLPYCVGIFLDNLMMLNAFSFSCNLQQAVERWISITEALAYFHCCLNPILYAFLGVKFKKSARIALTASSRSSQKVTLMTKKRGAISSVSTESESSSVLSS, from the exons ATGGACAACATGGAG cttgaCATTTCATTCGACTTCTTCGACAACAGTACTGACAACATCTCAGAGGAGTCTGGAGAATTTGGCATGGACTTCCCAGAGCCATGTGGCAGAGCGCTCAGCAACGACTTCAACAAGATCTTCCTGCCGACAGTTTACGGGATTATATTCATTCTGGGCATCATTGGCAATGGATTAGTGGTTATTGTCATGGGCTATCAGAAAAAGGTCAAAACCATGACGGACAAGTACCGGCTCCATCTCTCTGTGGCGGACCTCCTGTTCGTCCTCACGCTGCCCTTCTGGGCTGTGGATGCAGCCAAGAACTGGTACTTTGGGGGTTTCCTCTGTGTGTCCGTGCACATGATCTACACAGTGAACCTGTACAGCAGCGTTTTGATCCTGGCCTTCATCAGTCTGGACAGATACTTGGCAGTTGTGCGAGCCACCAACAGCCAAGCCACGAGGAAGCTGCTTGCAAGCAAAGTGATCTATGTTGGTGTGTGGCTGCCTGCGGCTGTACTGACTGTGCCTGACCTGGTGTTTGCCAGGGTGCAAAACACGGGCTCTTCAAACTACCCCTTTTTAGACGAAAGCATCGAGACGGCAGACTCCAGGATCATCTGCCAGCGCATCTACCCGCAAATGCACAATGCCATTTGGACAGTTGTTTTTCGCTTCCAGCACATCCTGGTGGGCTTCGTACTGCCCGGTCTGGTCATCCTCATCTGCTACTGCATCATCATCGCCAGGCTGTCGCAAGGCTCCAAGGGCCAGGCTCTGAAGAGGAAAGCGCTGAAGACCACGATCATCCTcatcctttgttttttctcctgctgGCTGCCCTACTGTGTTGGCATCTTTTTGGACAACCTGATGATGCTGAATGCGTTCTCTTTCTCTTGTAACCTGCAACAAGCGGTGGAGAGGTGGATTTCTATCACAGAGGCGCTGGCCTATTTTCACTGCTGCCTTAACCCCATCCTCTATGCTTTCCTGGGAGTGAAGTTCAAGAAATCAGCCAGGATTGCACTGACAGCCAGCAGCAGATCAAGTCAGAAAGTAACTCTCATGACCAAAAAGCGAGGAGCAATTTCATCCGTGTCAACTGAGTCCGAGTCCTCAAGTGTTTTGTCAAGTTAA